One Glycine soja cultivar W05 chromosome 2, ASM419377v2, whole genome shotgun sequence genomic region harbors:
- the LOC114403125 gene encoding two-pore potassium channel 1-like isoform X4: MTFKFCRFILCKKCVSVRLNLCCTVAISGNLMLLDKNCSWISPPHDQPLSPILLILVSKFLCMANNGAKDPLLSGSLDATQKTKQQLLNKRRLLRSRSAPHAELVPTETNCNESIPRTASIFQNLHPSFKRMAIYLAVYLGVGALIFYLVRNQIKGQKTDGILDALYFTIVTMTTVGYGDLVPNSHLAKLLACAFVFSGMALIGLIVSKAADYLVEKQELLLVKAMRMHQKIGSTEILREVETNKTRYKLFLVFSLLLILIIVGTIFLVTVEKLDVIDAFYCVCSTITTLGYGDQSFSTQAGRIFAVFWILTGLRNSLFISSKRWGRLVKKIYHL; the protein is encoded by the exons ATGACCTTTAAGTTTTGCAGATTTATTCTCTGTAAAAAGTGTGTTAGTGTTAGATTGAACTTGTGTTGCACTGTTGCTATTTCTGGAAATCTAATGCTCCTTGACAAGAACTGCAGTTGGATAAGTCCTCCACACGATCAACCTTTAA GTCCTATATTGCTGATCCTTGTTTCTAAATTCCTCTGCATGGCCAACAATGGTGCAAAGGATCCCTTGCTGTCAGGATCACTTGATGCGACTCAAAAGACTAAACAGCAGTTATTAAACAAGAGAAGGCTCCTCCGTTCTAGAAGTGCTCCTCACGCAGAGCTTGTTCCTACAGAGACAAATTGCAATGAATCAATTCCTCGTACTGCATCCATATTTCAGAATTTGCATCCAAGTTTTAAAAGAATGGCTATCTACCTTGCAGTCTATTTAGGTGTAGGTGCTTTAATCTTCTACCTTGTCAGAAACCAGATTAAGGGGCAGAAAACAGATGGAATTCTTGATGCTTTATACTTCACAATTGTGACAATGACCACTGTTGGATATGGAGACCTTGTGCCAAATAGCCACCTTGCAAAACTACTTGCATGTGCTTTTGTTTTCTCTGGGATGGCATTGATTGGACTAATTGTAAGCAAAGCAGCAGACTACTTAGTTGAGAAACAAGAACTTTTGCTAGTTAAAGCCATGCGCATGCACCAAAAAATTGGTTCAACTGAAATTTTAAGGGAGGTTGAGACCAATAAAACAAGATACAAATTATTTCTAGTCTTTTCCCTTCTTTTGATTCTCATCATCGTGGGGACAATTTTTTTGGTCACAGTTGAGAAATTGGATGTTATAGATGCATTCTACTGTGTTTGTTCTACAATTACAACACTGGGTTATGGGGATCAAAGTTTCTCAACTCAAGCAGGAAGAATATTTGCTGTGTTTTGGATATTGACAG GGCTGCGGAATTCGTTATTTATAAGCTCAAAGAGATGGGGAAGATTAGTCAAGAAGATATATCACTTGTGA
- the LOC114403125 gene encoding two-pore potassium channel 1-like isoform X2 → MTFKFCRFILCKKCVSVRLNLCCTVAISGNLMLLDKNCSWISPPHDQPLSPILLILVSKFLCMANNGAKDPLLSGSLDATQKTKQQLLNKRRLLRSRSAPHAELVPTETNCNESIPRTASIFQNLHPSFKRMAIYLAVYLGVGALIFYLVRNQIKGQKTDGILDALYFTIVTMTTVGYGDLVPNSHLAKLLACAFVFSGMALIGLIVSKAADYLVEKQELLLVKAMRMHQKIGSTEILREVETNKTRYKLFLVFSLLLILIIVGTIFLVTVEKLDVIDAFYCVCSTITTLGYGDQSFSTQAGRIFAVFWILTGTITLAQLFVYIAELNTEIRQKELVKWVLTRKVTNLDLEAADLDEDGTVGAAEFVIYKLKEMGKISQEDISLVMQEFEQLDVDDSGTLSTSDITLAQSS, encoded by the exons ATGACCTTTAAGTTTTGCAGATTTATTCTCTGTAAAAAGTGTGTTAGTGTTAGATTGAACTTGTGTTGCACTGTTGCTATTTCTGGAAATCTAATGCTCCTTGACAAGAACTGCAGTTGGATAAGTCCTCCACACGATCAACCTTTAA GTCCTATATTGCTGATCCTTGTTTCTAAATTCCTCTGCATGGCCAACAATGGTGCAAAGGATCCCTTGCTGTCAGGATCACTTGATGCGACTCAAAAGACTAAACAGCAGTTATTAAACAAGAGAAGGCTCCTCCGTTCTAGAAGTGCTCCTCACGCAGAGCTTGTTCCTACAGAGACAAATTGCAATGAATCAATTCCTCGTACTGCATCCATATTTCAGAATTTGCATCCAAGTTTTAAAAGAATGGCTATCTACCTTGCAGTCTATTTAGGTGTAGGTGCTTTAATCTTCTACCTTGTCAGAAACCAGATTAAGGGGCAGAAAACAGATGGAATTCTTGATGCTTTATACTTCACAATTGTGACAATGACCACTGTTGGATATGGAGACCTTGTGCCAAATAGCCACCTTGCAAAACTACTTGCATGTGCTTTTGTTTTCTCTGGGATGGCATTGATTGGACTAATTGTAAGCAAAGCAGCAGACTACTTAGTTGAGAAACAAGAACTTTTGCTAGTTAAAGCCATGCGCATGCACCAAAAAATTGGTTCAACTGAAATTTTAAGGGAGGTTGAGACCAATAAAACAAGATACAAATTATTTCTAGTCTTTTCCCTTCTTTTGATTCTCATCATCGTGGGGACAATTTTTTTGGTCACAGTTGAGAAATTGGATGTTATAGATGCATTCTACTGTGTTTGTTCTACAATTACAACACTGGGTTATGGGGATCAAAGTTTCTCAACTCAAGCAGGAAGAATATTTGCTGTGTTTTGGATATTGACAGGTACTATTACTTTAGCTCAGCTTTTCGTCTACATTGCTGAACTAAACACTGAAATCAGACAAAAGGAACTTGTCAAGTGGGTACTTACAAGGAAAGTGACCAATTTAGATTTGGAGGCTGCAGATCTTGATGAGGATGGGACTGTTGG GGCTGCGGAATTCGTTATTTATAAGCTCAAAGAGATGGGGAAGATTAGTCAAGAAGATATATCACTTGTGATGCAGGAGTTTGAACAGCTTGATGTTGATGATTCTGGCACACTATCAACTTCGGATATAACACTTGCTCAGTCATCTTAG
- the LOC114403125 gene encoding two-pore potassium channel 1-like isoform X1, translating to MTFKFCRFILCKKCVSVRLNLCCTVAISGNLMLLDKNCSWISPPHDQPLSPILLILVSKFLCMANNGAKDPLLSGSLDATQKTKQQLLNKRRLLRSRSAPHAELVPTETNCNESIPRTASIFQNLHPSFKRMAIYLAVYLGVGALIFYLVRNQIKGQKTDGILDALYFTIVTMTTVGYGDLVPNSHLAKLLACAFVFSGMALIGLIVSKAADYLVEKQELLLVKAMRMHQKIGSTEILREVETNKTRYKLFLVFSLLLILIIVGTIFLVTVEKLDVIDAFYCVCSTITTLGYGDQSFSTQAGRIFAVFWILTGTITLAQLFVYIAELNTEIRQKELVKWVLTRKVTNLDLEAADLDEDGTVGFVEHSFKVIYIVILPMINMALFIFISFLLFLIGLRNSLFISSKRWGRLVKKIYHL from the exons ATGACCTTTAAGTTTTGCAGATTTATTCTCTGTAAAAAGTGTGTTAGTGTTAGATTGAACTTGTGTTGCACTGTTGCTATTTCTGGAAATCTAATGCTCCTTGACAAGAACTGCAGTTGGATAAGTCCTCCACACGATCAACCTTTAA GTCCTATATTGCTGATCCTTGTTTCTAAATTCCTCTGCATGGCCAACAATGGTGCAAAGGATCCCTTGCTGTCAGGATCACTTGATGCGACTCAAAAGACTAAACAGCAGTTATTAAACAAGAGAAGGCTCCTCCGTTCTAGAAGTGCTCCTCACGCAGAGCTTGTTCCTACAGAGACAAATTGCAATGAATCAATTCCTCGTACTGCATCCATATTTCAGAATTTGCATCCAAGTTTTAAAAGAATGGCTATCTACCTTGCAGTCTATTTAGGTGTAGGTGCTTTAATCTTCTACCTTGTCAGAAACCAGATTAAGGGGCAGAAAACAGATGGAATTCTTGATGCTTTATACTTCACAATTGTGACAATGACCACTGTTGGATATGGAGACCTTGTGCCAAATAGCCACCTTGCAAAACTACTTGCATGTGCTTTTGTTTTCTCTGGGATGGCATTGATTGGACTAATTGTAAGCAAAGCAGCAGACTACTTAGTTGAGAAACAAGAACTTTTGCTAGTTAAAGCCATGCGCATGCACCAAAAAATTGGTTCAACTGAAATTTTAAGGGAGGTTGAGACCAATAAAACAAGATACAAATTATTTCTAGTCTTTTCCCTTCTTTTGATTCTCATCATCGTGGGGACAATTTTTTTGGTCACAGTTGAGAAATTGGATGTTATAGATGCATTCTACTGTGTTTGTTCTACAATTACAACACTGGGTTATGGGGATCAAAGTTTCTCAACTCAAGCAGGAAGAATATTTGCTGTGTTTTGGATATTGACAGGTACTATTACTTTAGCTCAGCTTTTCGTCTACATTGCTGAACTAAACACTGAAATCAGACAAAAGGAACTTGTCAAGTGGGTACTTACAAGGAAAGTGACCAATTTAGATTTGGAGGCTGCAGATCTTGATGAGGATGGGACTGTTGGGTTTGTTGAGCATTCTTTCAAAGTCATATATATTGTTATACTACCAATGATAAACATggctttattcatttttatctcttttcttttgtttctcataGGGCTGCGGAATTCGTTATTTATAAGCTCAAAGAGATGGGGAAGATTAGTCAAGAAGATATATCACTTGTGA
- the LOC114403125 gene encoding two-pore potassium channel 1-like isoform X3 translates to MANNGAKDPLLSGSLDATQKTKQQLLNKRRLLRSRSAPHAELVPTETNCNESIPRTASIFQNLHPSFKRMAIYLAVYLGVGALIFYLVRNQIKGQKTDGILDALYFTIVTMTTVGYGDLVPNSHLAKLLACAFVFSGMALIGLIVSKAADYLVEKQELLLVKAMRMHQKIGSTEILREVETNKTRYKLFLVFSLLLILIIVGTIFLVTVEKLDVIDAFYCVCSTITTLGYGDQSFSTQAGRIFAVFWILTGTITLAQLFVYIAELNTEIRQKELVKWVLTRKVTNLDLEAADLDEDGTVGFVEHSFKVIYIVILPMINMALFIFISFLLFLIGLRNSLFISSKRWGRLVKKIYHL, encoded by the coding sequence ATGGCCAACAATGGTGCAAAGGATCCCTTGCTGTCAGGATCACTTGATGCGACTCAAAAGACTAAACAGCAGTTATTAAACAAGAGAAGGCTCCTCCGTTCTAGAAGTGCTCCTCACGCAGAGCTTGTTCCTACAGAGACAAATTGCAATGAATCAATTCCTCGTACTGCATCCATATTTCAGAATTTGCATCCAAGTTTTAAAAGAATGGCTATCTACCTTGCAGTCTATTTAGGTGTAGGTGCTTTAATCTTCTACCTTGTCAGAAACCAGATTAAGGGGCAGAAAACAGATGGAATTCTTGATGCTTTATACTTCACAATTGTGACAATGACCACTGTTGGATATGGAGACCTTGTGCCAAATAGCCACCTTGCAAAACTACTTGCATGTGCTTTTGTTTTCTCTGGGATGGCATTGATTGGACTAATTGTAAGCAAAGCAGCAGACTACTTAGTTGAGAAACAAGAACTTTTGCTAGTTAAAGCCATGCGCATGCACCAAAAAATTGGTTCAACTGAAATTTTAAGGGAGGTTGAGACCAATAAAACAAGATACAAATTATTTCTAGTCTTTTCCCTTCTTTTGATTCTCATCATCGTGGGGACAATTTTTTTGGTCACAGTTGAGAAATTGGATGTTATAGATGCATTCTACTGTGTTTGTTCTACAATTACAACACTGGGTTATGGGGATCAAAGTTTCTCAACTCAAGCAGGAAGAATATTTGCTGTGTTTTGGATATTGACAGGTACTATTACTTTAGCTCAGCTTTTCGTCTACATTGCTGAACTAAACACTGAAATCAGACAAAAGGAACTTGTCAAGTGGGTACTTACAAGGAAAGTGACCAATTTAGATTTGGAGGCTGCAGATCTTGATGAGGATGGGACTGTTGGGTTTGTTGAGCATTCTTTCAAAGTCATATATATTGTTATACTACCAATGATAAACATggctttattcatttttatctcttttcttttgtttctcataGGGCTGCGGAATTCGTTATTTATAAGCTCAAAGAGATGGGGAAGATTAGTCAAGAAGATATATCACTTGTGA
- the LOC114403143 gene encoding uncharacterized protein LOC114403143, whose protein sequence is MEIPEKVVKFRYHFLGAMLFSLVIMAPRFMTLLTYFWPLFLSTALVLALVFFFAKTSPLHSADATSSLHNAGEALLDYVAGHHDLPLDTRHNSD, encoded by the coding sequence ATGGAGATCCCAGAGAAGGTGGTCAAGTTCAGATACCATTTTCTCGGGGCAATGCTCTTCTCTCTCGTGATCATGGCCCCAAGATTCATGACCCTCTTGACCTATTTTTGGCCACTCTTCCTCTCCACAGCTCTAGTCCTTGCCCTTGTCTTCTTCTTCGCCAAGACTTCTCCTTTACACTCTGCCGACGCTACTTCCTCCCTCCACAACGCCGGGGAAGCCCTCCTTGATTACGTCGCCGGCCACCATGACCTGCCCCTGGATACTCGCCACAATTCCGACTAA
- the LOC114403153 gene encoding uncharacterized protein LOC114403153, with product MDPFHQIEQQEDEWDTDGFVIPSLGIEDSDQNKPHVHDVESSNSAAQAKKEENIYLGPHGAPPSLAKQQELNSSNRKQKFKQKLKEADKRISGTGRENKVDNLRELVGGGKLCINNAKESTKDWLDPHCQESEFERR from the exons ATGGATCCATTTCATCAGATTGAACAACAAGAAGACGAGTGGG ACACTGATGGATTTGTGATTCCAAGTTTGGGAATTGAAGATTCAGATCAAAATAAACCTCATGTACATGATGTAGAATCTTCTAATTCTGCAGCACAG GCTAAGAAGGAAGAAAACATCTATTTGGGCCCACATGGAGCGCCTCCTTCCCTAGCAAAACAGCAAGAGCTAAATTCATCCAACCGGAAGCAGAAGTTCAAGCAAAAACTGAAGGAAGCTGACAAGAGAATTAGTGGGACGGGCAGGGAGAATAAGGTGGATAACCTGAGGGAGCTTGTGGGTGGGGGAAAATTATGCATCAACAATGCAAAGGAATCAACCAAGGATTGGTTAGATCCACATTGCCaagaatctgaatttgagaggAGGTAA
- the LOC114377063 gene encoding uncharacterized protein LOC114377063, producing the protein KSTELQIEQFFSHCICNLPSDLLLLFSSTSCSLCWVRLNFTFALALTQEVYSLVNDHGEISESSPSLLTLLIALLSTLFLVTLAKKKGSLHENLVQDNQQKLELQPSLEDVTIQQNETAERQAEAHSESSFSLDCESRNIMDTSFVLSAEKYYEQKADPQSDTSLPSDSESTTSSTMDEESIKIHHNTDQNLDISDSLVFDYDVDEEEEDGLIEIKLPNNYFLEFLPESIFKQQGLTELWAEINEMNEDENLIEIDISKGSTEHQDLRLEKELVC; encoded by the exons AAAAGTACAGAACTacagattgaacaatttttcaGCCACTGTATTTGCAATCTTCCTAGtgatcttcttctccttttcaGCAGTACTTCTTGCAGTCTTTGTTGGGTGAGGTTGAACTTTACATTTGCTTTGGCTTTGACTCAAGAAGTATATTCTCTAGTGAATGATCATGGTGAAA tttCTGAATCCTCTCCTTCCCTTCTTACACTACTGATTGCTCTTCTATCTACCTTGTTTCTTGTCACACTGGCAAAGAAAAAAGGGTCCCTACATGAAAATCTTGTCCAAGATAACCAGCAGAAATTGGAGTTACAACCTTCATTAGAAGATGTTACTATCCAACAAAATGAAACTGCTGAGAGGCAAGCTGAAGCACACTCAGAGTCTTCATTTTCATTAGATTGTGAAAGCAGAAATATCATGGATACAAGTTTTGTACTCAGTGCTGAGAAGTATTATGAGCAAAAAGCTGATCCACAATCAGATACTTCACTTCCATCAGATAGTGAAAGCACTACTAGCTCAACCATGGATGAAGAAAGTATTAAGATTCATCACAATACAGATCAAAATCTTGATATATCTGATAGCTTGGTCTTTGATTATGATGTtgatgaggaggaggaggatgGCTTGATTGAAATCAAGCTTCCAAACAACTACTTTTTAGAGTTCTTGCCAGAATCCATTTTCAAGCAACAAGGTCTCACGGAGCTCTGGGCAGAAATTAATGAGATGAATGAGgatgaaaatttaattgagattgATATTTCCAAGGGATCCACAGAGCATCAAGATTTGAGATTGGAGAAGGAGTTGGTTTGCTGA
- the LOC114403180 gene encoding nuclear transcription factor Y subunit B-2-like → MAESDNDSGGAQNAGNSGNLSELSPREQDRFLPIANVSRIMKKALPANAKISKDAKETVQECVSEFISFITGEASDKCQREKRKTINGDDLLWAMTTLGFEEYVEPLKIYLQRFREMEGEKTVAARDSSKDSASASSYHQGHVYGSPAYHHQVPGPTYPAPGRPR, encoded by the coding sequence ATGGCTGAGTCGGACAACGACTCGGGAGGGGCGCAGAACGCGGGAAACAGTGGAAACTTGAGCGAGTTGTCGCCTCGGGAACAGGACCGGTTTCTCCCCATAGCGAACGTGAGCAGGATCATGAAGAAGGCCTTGCCGGCGAACGCGAAGATCTCGAAGGACGCGAAGGAGACGGTGCAGGAATGCGTGTCGGAGTTCATCAGCTTCATAACGGGTGAGGCGTCGGACAAGTGCCAGAGGGAGAAGCGCAAGACCATCAACGGCGACGATCTTCTCTGGGCCATGACAACCCTGGGATTCGAAGAGTACGTGGAGCCTCTGAAGATTTACCTCCAGCGCTTCCGCGAGATGGAGGGAGAGAAGACCGTGGCCGCCCGCGACTCTTCTAAGGACTCGGCCTCCGCCTCCTCCTATCATCAGGGACACGTGTACGGCTCCCCTGCCTACCATCATCAAGTGCCTGGGCCCACTTATCCTGCCCCTGGTAGACCCAGATGA
- the LOC114403170 gene encoding protein TIC 20-v, chloroplastic-like — protein MASSSFLCPAAFTFSQKPLQSTFLHSSSLLTLSILPKKLRKPHQLRSLIVAKSNGSDSADVPDRLISALCYFYPFFDGIQYGKYVITQFYPVQAIVQPLVPAIRVFKSFPFNGFLVFLTLYFVVVRNPNFSKYVRFNTMQAVVLDVLLIFPDLLERGFNPKDGLGLDLIMSLDSTVFLFLLVCLIYGSSSCLLGQIPRLPIVAEAADRQVL, from the coding sequence ATGGCTTCCTCCTCCTTCCTCTGCCCCGCAGCATTTACCTTCTCACAGAAGCCACTTCAATCCACTTTTCTTCATTCCTCCTCTCTTCTCACTCTAAGCATTCTTCCTAAGAAATTGAGAAAACCCCACCAACTGAGAAGCCTCATAGTGGCCAAATCCAATGGCAGTGACTCTGCTGATGTTCCTGACCGTTTGATTTCAGCACTTTGCTACTTTTACCCTTTCTTTGATGGCATACAGTATGGAAAATATGTAATCACACAGTTCTACCCTGTTCAAGCCATTGTTCAACCATTGGTTCCTGCAATAAGAGTCTTCAAGAGCTTCCCTTTTAATGGGTTCCTTGTGTTTTTGACCCTTTATTTTGTTGTGGTGAGAAACCCCAATTTCAGTAAGTATGTGAGGTTCAACACTATGCAAGCCGTTGTCCTTGATGTGCTCTTGATTTTCCCTGACCTCCTTGAAAGAGGGTTTAATCCCAAAGATGGGTTGGGATTGGATTTGATTATGAGTTTGGATAGCACTGTGTTcttgttcctcttggtgtgctTGATTTATGGTTCTTCTTCTTGCTTGCTGGGTCAAATCCCCAGATTACCCATTGTTGCCGAGGCAGCTGATAGGCAAGTTCTTTGA
- the LOC114377070 gene encoding extensin-3-like, with protein sequence MFGAKFLAILVVNLWLSKSNFNFEAYGDAVVDVIPTPTSCENCQVTPPLPGYPSYGAPPPPSGYSIYGAPPPPHKAGQSKCPPAAGVQCCTPPAPYTYGYGPPNTYYAPPNPYTYVPYGKGQGPASMVLPILVPLIMLFSSFIFLV encoded by the coding sequence ATGTTTGGAGCAAAGTTTCTAGCAATTTTAGTTGTAAACCTTTGGTTATCAAAgtccaattttaattttgaagctTATGGGGATGCAGTAGTTGATGTGATCCCAACCCCAACTTCTTGTGAGAACTGTCAGGTCACTCCACCACTTCCTGGTTATCCTTCTTATGGAGCTCCGCCACCACCTTCTGGCTACTCTATATATGGtgctccaccaccaccacacaAGGCAGGCCAATCTAAGTGCCCTCCTGCTGCAGGTGTTCAGTGTTGTACCCCTCCTGCACCTTACACTTATGGTTATGGACCTCCAAATACTTATTATGCGCCTCCTAATCCTTACACCTATGTGCCTTATGGGAAAGGACAAGGCCCTGCTTCTATGGTTCTGCCAATTCTAGTCCCCCTCATCATGCTTTTCTCTTCCTTTATTTTTCTAGTCTGA
- the LOC114403163 gene encoding nudix hydrolase 10-like, whose protein sequence is MSISASSGDFEILPATDDAHGGVIIDLKEPMDSEIFVTLLRTSLSQWKKQEKCGVWIKLPTALVNLVETAVKEGFGYHHAEPNYLMLVYWIIPETSCTIPPNASHRVRVGGLVLNDNKEVLVVQEKRGIFHEIGLWKIPTGIVEAGEELSAAVVREAKEETGIDTEFVELLAFRHAHNSFFGKSELYFLCMLRPLSTDIKKQDLEIDAAKWMPFEEYAARPITEPFKYEIELCLAKLERSYAGFSPRPISSYYKEELSYLYLNSHDLDKSSKSFEVFRS, encoded by the exons ATGTCAATCTCAGCAAGTTCAGGGGATTTTGAGATTCTCCCTGCCACAGATGATGCCCATGGAGGAGTCATTATAGATTTGAAGGAGCCAATGGACTCTGAAATTTTTGTTACTTTGCTTAGAACGTCGCTCTCACAATGGAAGAAACAG GAGAAATGCGGTGTTTGGATCAAGTTACCTACAGCACTAGTTaatcttgttgaaactgcagtTAAG GAGGGTTTCGGTTACCACCATGCTGAACCAAACTATCTAATGCTAGTTTATTGGATTATTCCTGAAACAAGCTGCACAATCCCTCCAAATGCATCCCACCGTGTAAGGGTCGGTGGTCTTGTCTTAAATGATAACAAAGAG GTGCTTGTAGTCCAGGAAAAAAGAGGTATATTCCATGAAATTGGCCTTTGGAAGATACCTACCGGAATAGTTGAAGCG GGTGAGGAGCTTTCAGCCGCAGTTGTTAGAGAAGCAAAAGAAGAGACAGGA ATTGATACAGAATTTGTGGAATTACTGGCATTCAG GCACGCACATAATTCATTCTTTGGGAAATCAGAACTATATTTCCTTTGCATGTTGCGTCCTCTTTCTACTGACATCAAAAAGCAAGATTTGGAAATTGATGCTGCCAAG TGGATGCCGTTTGAGGAATATGCTGCCCGTCCTATTACAGAACCCTTCAAGTATGAAATTGAGTTATGCTTAGCAAAGTTAGAAAGGAGCTATGCTGGATTCTCTCCACGACCTATCTCATCATATTACAAGGAGGAATTGAGTTATCTATATTTAAATAGCCATGACTTGGACAAATCTTCGAAATCATTCGAGGTCTTTAGGTCTTAG